GCTGCCGGATCTCGCGGCACTCGTAGGGCGGGGACGCGCCGTCCACGGCCTCGACGATGTCCAGGAGCGTGACCTCGGCGGCCGGCCGGGCCAGCCGGAACCCGCCCCGCGGCCCCGTGGTCGCCGCGAGCACCCCGGCCCTGACCAGGGCCTGAAGCTGCTTGGCCAGGTAGGCCGCGGGGAGGTCGTGGTGCCGCGCCAGCTGGGCCGCCGACGCGGTCGCCCCCCGGGGGAGCTGGGCGAGGGCGGCGGAGCAGTGCAGCAGCCATTCGGTGCTCACGGGCAGCTTCATGGGCCCAGGTTAACCGGATATTGCGGATCCTGAAGGTCCGTTATAGCGTCCCAGCAGGCAGAAGGACCGAGGAGAGGCCATCATGCGTATCGCTGTCGCCGGCGCGACCGGGAACATCGGGACCCTCACCGTCGCCGCTCTCGAACGGGCGGGGCACGATGTCGTGCGCATCAGCCGCTCGCTCGGCGTCGACCTCTCGACCGGGGAGGGCCTCGACGCCGCGCTCGCCGGCGTCGAGGCCGTCATCGACGCCACCAACTTCACCGGCACCGATCCCCGGGAGGCCGTGGCCTACTTCGGCACCGCCACCCGCCACCTGCTCGCGGCCGGTGAGCGGGCCGGCGTGCGCCACCACGTGCTGCTCTCGATCACCGCGGTGCACCGCGTCGAGGGGAACGCGCACTACATGGGCAAGCGCGAGCAGGAACGCCTGGTCACCGAGGGGCCCGTGCCGTGGACGATCGTGCCCGCGACGCAGTTCCACGACTTCGCCGCGATGGTGACGGGCTGGACCGAGCGGGACGGCGCCGCCACGGTCGCGCCGCTGCTCGTGCAGCCGATCGCGCCCGCGGACGTGGCCGGCATCCTCGCGGAGGTCGCCACGGGATCGCCGCTGGGCCGCTACCCCGACATCGCCGGGCCGGAGACCCACGACCTCGTGGACATGGCCCGGCGCACCAACGAGGCGCGCGGCCGGTCGGTCAGGCTGGTGCCGACGTGGTCGGGGCCGTTCGGCACGGGCATGGCCGGGAACGTCCTGCTGCCCGGCCCGGGCGCCCGGATCGCGCCGACGACCTTCGACGCCTGGCTCGCCGAGCAGCGGTAGGCCCCGCGCTGATTGGCCCCGCGGTGTCCGGGTACCCCGGACTGACCCGGACCACCAGGGCCGGGGCGAGCGAGGAGGGTCATCGGTGAGTCGGCTGGACGTTTTCGTGATCGGGATGGACGAGGCGAACGAGGCGGCGCTGCGCGACGTTCCGCACGCTTCCGACTACCGGCTGCATCCCCTGCTGACCATCGAGGAACTCCAGCACGGCGAGATCGACTTCCCGGCCCTGGTGCACAAGGCCCAGTCCAGGCTCGACGCGTTCGACGGCTCGCCCGACGCCATCGTCGGCTACTGGGACTTCCCGGTCTCGACCCTGGTGCCGATCCTCTCCGAGCGGTACGGGCTGCGCAGCACCAGCCTGGAGTCCGTGGTCAAGTGCGAGCACAAGTACTGGAGCCGCATCGAGCAGGCCAAGGTGACCGACGCGCTGCCCCGGTTCGGGCTGGTCGACCTGGAGGCCGAGGATCCGCAGCCGCCGCGCGGGGTGCGCTTCCCGATGTGGCTGAAGCCGGTGACGGCCTACTCCTCCGAGCTGGCCTTCGGCGTCGGTGACCGCGAGGAGTTCCGCGCGGCCGTCGCGGAGATCCGCGCCGGCGTCGCACGCGTCGGCAGGCCGTTCGACTTCGTGCTCGACCGGCTGGAACTGCCGCCCGAGATCGCGGACGCCGGGGGCCAGGCCTGCCTGGCCGAGGAGGCCATCACGGGTGGCCAGGTCGCGGTCGAGGGCTACGTGCACAACGGCGAGGTGACCGTCTACGGCACGCTCGACTCCCTCACCTACCCGGACAGCCCCTGCTTCCTGCGGCACCAGTACCCCTCGCAGCTGCCGGAGCGCGTGGTCGGCCGGCTGCGGGACATCTCCGCGCGCGTGATCACCCGGATCGGCATGGACCACGCGACGTTCAGCATCGAGTTCTTCTACGACCAGGAGACCGACACGATCAATCTCCTTGAGGTCAACCCCCGCCATTCCCAGGCGCACGCGGAACTCTTCGAGCACGTGGACGGCGCGCCGAACCACCACGCGATGCTGAGCCTCGCGCTCGGCCGCGACCCGCGGCTGCCGCACCGCCAGGGCGAGTACGCGATCGCGGCCAAGTGGTACCACCGCCGGTTCGAGGACGCGGTGGTGCTGCGCTCCCCTACCGCGGACGACATCGCCGCGCTCACCGGGCGCATTCCCGGCACCGCCGTCCACCGGGTGCCCCCGGTCGGCGCCCGGCTCTCCGAACTGCCGGAACAGGACTCCTACAGCTACGAGTTGGCGCACATCGTCACCGCCGCCCACAACGAGGCCGAGCTGGTCGCCAAGTACGAGGACGTGGTGAGATCGCTGCCTTTCACCTTCAAGGAGGTGGACGGGTGATGCGCTGTGTCGACCCGGCGGAGCTGCCGCACGCCGTCATGACCGAGGAGGACGTCCGCGTGCCCGTCTCGGACGGCGTCCTGCTCTCCGCCAAAATCTGGCGCCCCGTCTCGTCCGACGACCGGCCGGTGCCCGGCGTGCTCGAATACATCCCGTACCGCAAGCGGGATCTGACGTCCGCGCGCGACGCGGTGCACCACCCCTACCTGGCCGGCCACGGCTACGCCTGCGTCCGCGTCGACCTGCGGGGCACCGGCGAGTCCGGCGGCGTGCTGCTCGACGAGTACCTGGAACGGGAGCAGGCCGACGCCGAGGACGTGCTCGCGTGGCTGGCCGCCCAGCCCTGGTGCGACGGCCGCACCGGGATGATGGGCCTGTCCTGGGGCGCGTTCGCCGCCCTCCAGGTCGCCGCCCGCCGCCCGCCCGGCCTGCGGGCCATCGCCATCTCGTCCTTCACCGACGACCGGCACGCCGACGACATGCACTACATGGGCGGTTGCATGCTGTCGGACAACCTGGCCGAGGCGGGCACGATGTTCGCCTACGCCACCTGCCCGCCCGACCCGGAACTGGCCGGCGACGCCTGGCGCGACCAGTGGTTCGAACGCCTGGAGGCGGCCGGCCCCTGGGTCACGCGCTGGCTGCGCCACCAGCGCCGCGACGCCTACTGGCAGCACGCCTCGGTGTGCGAGGACTACCGGTCCTTGGCCTGTCCCGTGCTCGCGTCGAGCGGCTGGGCCGACGGCTACTCCAACGCCGTGACCCGCCTGCTCGAACACGTCGACGTGCCCCGCAAGGGGCTGATCGGGCCGTGGTCCCACAAGTTCCCGCACCAGGGCGAGCCAGGACCCGCCATCGGCTACCTCCAGGAGCTGGTGCGCTGGTGGGACCACTGGCTCAAGGACATCGACAACGGCGTGATGGAAGGCCCCATGCTGCGCGCCTGGATGCAGGAGAGCGTGCCGCCGTCCACGTCCTACGAGGAGCGGCCGGGCCGCTGGGTCGGCGAACCGCACTGGCCGTCCCCGCACATCACGGAGGTCGCGTACCCGCTGCTCGGCCGCCGCCTCGGCGCGCCCGGCGAGACGGCCGACCCGCCGCCGGCGGACCGCACCCTCCGTTCCCCCTTGTCCGTCGGCCAGTTCGCCGGCAAGTGGGCCTCCTACAACGCCCCGCCCGACCTGCCCTACGACCAGCGCGAGGAGGACGGCGGGTCGATCGTCTACGAGAGCGACCCGCTGGCCGAGCGGCTGGAGATCCTCGGCTCGCCCACGGTCGAGCTCGACGTCTCGGTCGACCGGCCGGTCGCCATGGTCGCCGCCCGCCTCTCCGACGTCGCCGAGGACGGCAGCGCCACCCGCGTCACCTACGGACTGCTCAACCTGACCCGCCGCGACAGCCTCAGGACGCCGACCCCGCTCGAACCCGGCCGCCGCTACCGGGTCAGCGTGGCGCTCAACGGCGTGGCGCAGGCGTTCCCGCCCGGGCACCGGGTGCGGCTGTCGCTGTCCACGTCCTACTGGCCGCTCGCCTGGCCGCCGCCCGAGCCGGTGCTGATGACCGTGCACGGCGGCGCCGGGTGCCTCACGCTGCCGGTCCGCCCGGGCTGCGAGCCCGACGACGCGGGCGACCGCCCGTTCGGCGAGCCCGAGGGCACCGCGCCCGCGCCGGTCACCCGGCTCACCCCGGCCGAGCAGCGCTGGCAGGTGACGCGCGACCTGGTCGACTACCGCTCGGCTCTTGAGATCGTCAAGGACCAGGGCGTGCAGCGGTTCGACGAGCACGGCCTCGAAGTGCGGCGCCGGGCCTACGAGCGGTACGACTCGGTGGCCGACCAGTTCTGCTCCGTGCGCGGCGAGTCGGCCTGGACGATGTCCTTCCGGCGCGGCGCGTGGGAGACGCGGACCGAGACCCGCACGGTGCTTGAGTGCACCGCGACGGACTTCGTGGTGCACGCGACCCTCGACGCCTACGAGGGCGGGCACCGCGTCTTCTCCCGCAGCTGGAGCCAGACCGTCCCGCGCGACCTGCTCTGACGCCCCGCCCGGCTCCCGCCTCCTGGCCCACGGCACCGGTCCCGCGGGCGCGTTCACCCGGCACCATGTGCCGCCGAACCGGCAGGGGTGCGTGTCCCGGTGTTCAGGCCCCTGCCACCGGGGGGCCACGATCGCTCCGCAGACTGCCGCCGTTACGTGCGACGAGCGCAGGGAGAGTGCGGTGGCAGGCACAACCGAGGGTCATGGGGTCGGTAGGCGGCGGCTGTTGCAGACGGCGGTGGGCGTGTCCGCGGCCGGGGCCGCGGCGACGGCGATGGGCGCGGCGCCGGCGCAGGCCGCGCCCGGCGGATGGGAACCGATCGGCGGCGGGAGCGGCGGATTCGACGCGGACAGCCCGCGGTTCGCGCTCGCCGTCCTGCCCGACACCCAGTACCTCTTCGACGCCGACAGCTCCGACCCTGCGCCGCTGCGGGCCACCTTCAGGTACCTCGCGGAGCACCGCGCGAGCGGGAACATCGCCTTCATGGCCCACCTGGGCGATGTGACCGAGCACGGCACCGAGCACGAGATCCAGCTGGCCGCGCGCACCTTCGGGGCGCTGCGCGACAAGGTGCCCTACAGCGTCCTGGCCGGCAACCACGACATCCCCAGCAGCACCGACGACCAGCGCGGCGACTCGCCCTACCTCGACGCGTTCGGCCCGGAGCGCTACGCGCGGATGGACACCTTCGGCGGCGCGTCCCCCGACGGCTACAACACCTACCACGTGCTGCGCGCCGGCGGCCGGGAGTGGCTGCTGCTCGCGCTCGACTGGCGGGTGTCCGACGCCGGTCTGACCTGGGCCAGGGGCGTGCTCGCCGAGCACCCGACGCTGCCCACCGTGCTCACCACGCACGACCTGGCGTACGCGAACGAGGAGGGCGCCGCGCAGCTCTCCGGCCACGGAACCCGGCTGTGGGAGGGGCTGATCCGGGACCACGACCAGATCTTCCTCGCCCTGGGCGGGCACTACTGGCCCTCGGGGCGCACGGTGCTGACCAACGCCGCGGGCAACGACGTCCACGTGCACCTCGCCAACTACCAGGACCGGTACTACGGCGGCGCGGGAACGATCCGGCTGTACGCGTTCGACCTGGTGCGCAAGGTCGTCGACGTCGAGACGTTCGCGCCCTGGCTCATGGCACGCGAGCCCGGCTCGCGCCCCCTGCTCGCCGCCGAGAACCTGGAACTCTCCAGCGAGGTGGACCGGTTCAGCCTCGCCATCGACTTCGACGAGCGGTTCGCCGGCTTCGCGCCCGTCCCGCCGGTCGCGCCGCGCCCGCCCCGGGAGGTCATGCCGCGCGACACGGTCGCCTACTGGCGTTTCGACGCCGAGGGCCTCCAGGGCGGCGCGGACGGCGTTCCCCTGGACGAGGGAACGGTGGTGCGCGACCTGACCGGCGGCGGCAACGATCTGACGGCGTCGCGGCTGCACAGCAGCGGCCCCGACGTGCTGGTCCACTCCGCCGAGCACCACGAGGGCCAGCCCGCGCACGCCAGCCTGCGGTTCGACGGCGGCCAGTCCCCCGACCGCGGCGCGATCCTCCAGACCGCGCCGGACGCACCGCTCAACAGCATGAAGTTCACCGGCGGTTACACCATCGAGACGTTCATCAGGCTGCCGGAGCCCTACGTGGGCGAGCACGCCTGGATGGGCATCCTGAGCTGGCAGGGGCGCAACGGCGACGCCGGGAAGACGACCGGCTGGACCACGGAAGAGCCCACGTGCAGCCTGAACGTCACCGGCGAGCGCTTCCTCCAGTACGTGGTCTATCCGCACGTCCAGGACGCCGACCCGACCTCGTGGAGCCACGCACTGGGGACCGGGCGGTGGCACCACATCGCCATCGTCAACGACGGCCGCCGGACGATCCTCTACGTCGAGGGCTCGAAGATCGCCCGCAACCCCACGCAGACGTCCACGGGCATCGCGACCCTGGGCAAGCCGTTCACCATCGGCGGCACGCAGTCGCACGAGCGATTCGGGCAGGGCTTCTACGGATGGATCGGCGACACCCGCATCGTCGCCCGTGCGCTGGGGCCCGAGGAGTTCATGACGCCGTACGCGTGAGCCCCCGCCGGGCCCGTGACCTGCGGTCGCGGGCCCGGCGGCGAGCCGGGGCCAATGCTTCTCCCCCCGCCTGCGGGATGGGGCGGCGGCGCTCGTTCGCCCAGGATCGTGACACCGGAAGACCGTGCGGACGGTTCGTTCGCACCGCGGAACACCGCGAAAGGGAGTCACGCTCATGCGCGCCATCGTCGCCACCCGCTTCGGCGGGCCCGAAGTCCTGCGGCACGTCGACGACCAGTACATCCCCGAGCCGGGACCGGGGCAGGTGCTCGTCGATGTCGCCGCGTCCGGCGTGAACTTCATCGACGTCGCCCAGCGGCGCGGCGTCTTCCCCGTCGCGGCCCCCTTCGTGCCCGGCGTCGAGGCGGCGGGGCACGTGTCCGAGCTCGGCCCCGGCGTGGACGGCGCCGGGCTCGGCATCCGCATCGGGGACCGCGTCGCGTGGGCCATGGACGGCAGCCCGACCACCGCCTGCGGCGCCTACGCCGAGCACGCCGTGGTGACCGCGGAACGGCTGGTGCGCGTCCCCGCCGAGGTACCGCTTGAGACGGCGGCCGGCCTGCTGATGCAGGGCATGACCGCGCACTACCTCACGCACGACACCTACCCGGTGGGCCCCGGGGACACCGTCCTGGTGCACGCGGCCGGCGGCGGCCTCGGGCAGTTGCTCACGCGGTACGCGGTGGCACTCGGCGCCCGCGTGATCGCCACCGCGTCGACCCCGGCGAAACGGGAGGCCGCGCGCGCCGCCGGGGCGCACGCCGCGGTGGCCTACGAGGGATTCGCCGACGCGGTGCGGGAGTTCACCGGCGGCGCGGGCGTGGCCGTCGCGTACGACGGGGTGGGCGCGGCCACCTTCGACGGAAGCCTGGACTGCCTGCGTGTCCGCGGGCTGCTCGTGCTGCTCGGCGCGTCCGGCGGTCCGGTGCGTGAGTTCGACACCGGGCGGTTGCTGCGGGCCGGTTCCGCCTATCTCACGCGGCCCGGCATCGTGGACTACATCGCGGACCGGGCCGCGCTGACGCGGCGGGCTGACGACGTCTGGCGGCGGGCGGTCGCGGGGGAACTGCGGACCGAGTCGCACAGCTACGCCCTCGCGGACGCGTGGCGCGCCCACGAGGACCTGGAGTCGCGGCGCACGACGGGGAAGCTGATCCTGCTGCCGTGAGCGGGCGTCAGCCGCCGGTGCGCCCGGTGCGGGTGCGGTGCACCACGCCCGTGGGCGTGGTGCACCGCACCCGCGGATGACCGCCGGTCAGGGCCGGGCGGCGCCGCCCGGGGCGGCGGGCCGGGTCACCGGCCGAAGTGGCCGCGGCGCCACAGGACCAGGGCCGCGCCCGCCGCGGCGACGGCAGCCGCCAGGCCGAGCAGCGTCAACGCCTGGCTGCCGGTGCCGGCCAGCGCGCCGTCGGCGCCCAGTCCGGTGCCGGACGAGGAACCGCCCGCCCCGGAGTCCGGTCCGAGGCCGCCGCCGGAACCACCCGAGGCTCCCGAACCACTGGAGCCGCCCGAGCCGCCCGAGCCGCCGGAATCACCGGAACCGCCCGAGCCGCCCGACGAACCGGAACCGCCCGAGTCACCGGAGCCGCCGGCCCCCTCGGACGTCCCTCCCGAGTCACCTGGGTTGCCCGGATCACCGGGGTCACCGGGGTTGCCCGGGTTGCCGGGATCGCCCGGGTCACCGGGGTCACCGGGGTCACCAGGATTGCCGGGGTCACCAGGATTGCCGGGGTCACCGGGGTCACCAGGGTCACCGGGGTCGCCCGGGTCACCGGGGTCGCCCGGTGCGGGCGGAACCTCGACGCCTGCGTTCGCGACCCACTTGGTGCCGTCGTCGTACTCCGTGATGGTGAACGAGTCCAGCGTGTCGCCGACCTCGCCGGGAGCCGCCCGGTCGTCCCCCTTGTGGGTGATGACCGACTGGTAGCTCAGGGTGTCCCCGTCCACGGTGATCGCCTGGTAGGTCGACGTCTGCTGCGCGCGGGCGTCCTGCCTGGCGCCGTTGCGCGTCCACACGTTGTCGTCCTCGGGCTGGATCTCGTAGTGCTTCGCGCCCGCGTTCGACACCACGTAGACGGGACCCGTGGTCAGCCCCGGCGTCGCGGTCTCGTCCTCCGTCATGTGGCCCCGGCCGTAGGTGTGGTCGTGGCCCGCGAGCACGAGGTCGACGTTGTGCTCCTGGAAGACCGGCACCCACGCCTCGCGGATGTCCGGCTCGTCCCGGCCCACGCCGGTCGACAGGACCGGCTGGTGCTGGACCACCACGCTCCACCGGTGCGGGTTGTCGGTCAGCACCCGGTCCAGCCAGGCCGCCTGCATCCGCACCCACACGCCGCGCGCCTCGCCGCAGTCGAAGTCCGCCATGCCGTCCGGCCTGACGAGTTCGCAGATGTCGTCGCGATTGGCGTTGAGCACGGCGAACCGGACGCCCTGGTAGTCCGCGTAGTAGACGCTCTCGCGCATCGCCTCGGCGAGGTGCTCGCCCCACCGGTCGGCGTCCTCGCCCGCGTCGGCGGGCACGGGGCCGTTGGCCGGGAAGGCGAAGGACGCCCTGCTGGTCTGGAGCAGGCCGTTGCCCGCGTTGAACTCGTGGTTGCCCACCGCGACGATCGACTGCCGCGCCGCGAGCGCGTCCGGGTCGGCTGCGAACCAGTCGGACCACTGAGCCTCGTTGGCCGTGTCGACCAGGTCACCGACGTACACGGCGGCCCGCGCGTCCGGGTGCGCCTCGTTCGCCTGCGCGACCGTTCCGGGCCAGACGTCCCGCAGACCCACCTGGGCGTCGCCGTAGTAGAGGAAGGTGAACGGTTCCGCTTCCGTCGCCGCCGTGGTGAAGCCGTGCCAGTCGCTCCACGCGTCCTCGCGGCCGACCCGGTACTGGTACTGGGTGCCGGGGGCCAGGTCGGTGAACGTCGCGGTCCAGCTGGTCGCCGTGTTCCCGCCGACGACCGTCTCGGCCTCCGCGGTCGCCTCGGCCGTGCGGATCTCGCCGTCCTGCCCCGCCCTGATCTGGGCGGTGCCCTCGCCGGCGAGCGAACGCCACGTGACGTGCTGCGCGGTCGCTGGGTCGTCGGCCGGGGTCAGCACGACGCGTTCCGGCGTCTCGTCGGGTGCGGGGGGCGCCTGGTCGCTGAGCCCGACGTCGAAGATGTGCATCACGCCCCGGTCGCTGCCCTCGGGCAGGAGCACGGCGTCCACGGTCTTCGCCGGGTCGAGCGCGACGGGCGCGGTGGCCAGGACGACGGCCTCCACGTTGTCGCGCGTGCCGTTCGCGGCGTTGCGGCCGGGAACGGTCAGCACGGGCGTGTTGCCGTAGAGGTAGGTGCCGCCCGGCGTCCAGTCGGTGAGCTGGACCGGGACCTCCTGGCTGCTGCCGTCGGTGTACAGGACGGTCGCGGTGCCCTGGGAGGGGCCGTTGGTGGCGAGGCCGAGGAACGACACGGACGCGGCGTTCGTGTCCTCCATGTCGAGCCGCTGGCCGTGCGGCACCCAGTTGTCGGGCTCGCCCGGCTCGGTGTCGGGCCAGGTGAACTCCATGCCCGTGGCCTCGACGCGCAGCGTGCCGCCCGGCGTCGCGCCGGACTCGGCGAGGCTTTCGCGCGGCAGCGTGTTCGAGGAGGCGTCGAGGGAGCCGGTGTTGCCCGCGCCCTCGGGCGTGGTGCCGATGTTGTTGTAGGCGTCGGTGCCCTCCGCGTGGGACGGCGGCGCGTCGCCCGCGCCTGTGCCCCAGTCGCCGGGGGCCGCGCCCATGGTGAAGGCGATGTCGCCGCCCTCGCGGGCGAAGGACTCGGGCAGCCACGATGCCGTGCTGGCCGTCCCGTCGACCGACATCGACTGGATGTAGCGCCGCTCCTGCGCGCCCGGGGCGTCGATCACGATCGACCGGTCGCCGCCCGCGCTGCGGATCTCGACGTGCTCGAACATCGGCGAGGAGACCATGAGGTCGGCCGTGCCGTAGACGGCCGGGTACAGGCCGATGTTCGCGAACACGTACCAGGACGACAGCGAGCCGAGGTCGTCGTTGCCCGGCAGCCCGGTGGGCGAGGTGTCGAACATCTCCGTGACCGCGCGGTCCAGCACGTCCGTGGTCTGCCAGGGGCGGCCGAGCCAGTTGTACAGCCACGGCGTGTGCATCGTGGGCTGGTTGCTCAGGTACGCGTACGGGGTGTTGTACACGCCCGCGTCCAGTTCGGTGAAGAAGGTGTCGAGGTGCCCCGCCACCACGTCCGCGCCGCCGCGGGCCTCGACCAGCGCGCCCACGTTGTGCGGCACGAGCCAGCCGTACTGGTGCCCGGTGGCCTGCTCGAACTGCGAGCCGCGCTCCCCGAGGTCGAACGACCGGTCGAATCCGTTGCGGTCGCGCGGCCGGATCTCGCCGGTCTGCGGGTCCAGCAGGTTGCGCCAGTTCTGCGCGCGGGCCATGAACGACGCGTGCGCGCCGGTCTCACCGAGCCGGGCGGCGAGTTGCGCGATGGAGAAGTCGTTGATCGCGTATTCGAGCGTCTGCGAGGTCGCCGAGCTGTTGTTGCGGCTCTCCACCCAGCCGAGGCCGGCGTACTGGTAGAGGAACTGCCGGTTGCTGCTGTCCGCGGGCAGCGTCTGCGTGTCGATCATCGAGCGCAGCGCGGCGCGCCGGTCGTAGTCGGTGCTGCCGAACGCGTCGGTCGCGGCCAGGACCGTCTGGAGCCCGTCGCCGCTCATCTTCTGCTGCGAGACGCCGTTGTGCGGCCAGTTGGGCCACCGCCCGGTCTGCGTGACGAGGTCGGTGATCGACTGGTTGATGTCCGAGCCGACCTCGGGGAACAGCAGCGCGATCAACTGGGCGTGGCCCCGGTAGCCGTCCCAGCTGGCGTAGGTCGCGTACTGGTGCCGTCCCTCGGCCACCTCGCGGACCGTTCCGTCGTAGCCCATGTACTGGCCGTTGACGTCGTCGTAGGTGTTGGGGTGCAGCAGCGCGTGGTAGAGCGCGGTGTAGAAGCTCGTCCGCGCCTCCGCGCTGCCGCCGGTCACCTCCACCGTGCCCAGGGCCTCGCGCCAGGTGTCGGCCGCGGCCTGCCTGATGTCCGCGGCGTCGCGGCCCGCGGTCTCGGTCGCGGCGTTCTCCGCGGCGTTCTCGACGCTGACGTAGGAGATGCCGACCCGGGCCGTCACGTCCGCGCCTCTGGGGAAGCTGACGAACGCGCCGGCCCCGTGGGAGGTGGTCGCGGACGCCTCGGCGGCGCCCGCGGTGACCTCGGAACCGCTCCACGTGCCGGAGGAGTCGAACTCCGTGTCGAACTCGGCCGAGAAGTGGATGCGGTAGGAGCCGCCTCGGCACACCGTGCTGGTCTCGGTCCAGCCGGAGACCGTGTTGCCCGAGACGGTGACCGAGCTGCCGGTCGAGCCGTTGTTGGAGCCGGCGACGTCGAAGATGAGGGTCGAGGACGCGCGGTCCCGGGGGAAGTCGAACGTCGCGACGCCGGTCCTGGTCGTCGCGGTCAGGGCCACGTCGACGCCGTTGTCGAGGCCGACGGAGTAGTAGCCGGGCTCGGCCGTCTCGTTGTCGTGCGAGAAGTCGAGGTAGTAGTCGCCGATGGCGTCGGCGGGCGAGATGGGCAGCGCGCGGTTGCTGGTCAGTTCGCCGGTGTAGGGCAGGATCGGCACGTCGAACGCGCCGTTGCTGCCCGCGCAGCCGGTGCCGGAGAGCCGGGTGAGGCCGAAGCCGCGCAGCTGGTCGGCGCCGTACTCGTAGCCGCCCCAGTTGTCACCGCCCGAGGTGTGATGGGTGGTGGGGGTGAACTGCACCATGCCGAACGGGACGGTCGCCCCCGGCCAGGTGTTGCCGTAGGCGCTGTTGCCCTTGTTCTGCGTGGTGTCGTGCTGGGTGCCGATGAACTGGTCCACCGCGTCGAACGCGCTCAGGTCCGCCGTGGCCCCCTGCGCGCCCGTGGTGGTCATGGCCG
Above is a genomic segment from Streptomyces marincola containing:
- a CDS encoding GH92 family glycosyl hydrolase; its protein translation is MLHTRIRRRLLRLRDAGDGANAAGPPGPPPTGRRHRRNGRPVALLATASLLAGTGVAAMTTTGAQGATADLSAFDAVDQFIGTQHDTTQNKGNSAYGNTWPGATVPFGMVQFTPTTHHTSGGDNWGGYEYGADQLRGFGLTRLSGTGCAGSNGAFDVPILPYTGELTSNRALPISPADAIGDYYLDFSHDNETAEPGYYSVGLDNGVDVALTATTRTGVATFDFPRDRASSTLIFDVAGSNNGSTGSSVTVSGNTVSGWTETSTVCRGGSYRIHFSAEFDTEFDSSGTWSGSEVTAGAAEASATTSHGAGAFVSFPRGADVTARVGISYVSVENAAENAATETAGRDAADIRQAAADTWREALGTVEVTGGSAEARTSFYTALYHALLHPNTYDDVNGQYMGYDGTVREVAEGRHQYATYASWDGYRGHAQLIALLFPEVGSDINQSITDLVTQTGRWPNWPHNGVSQQKMSGDGLQTVLAATDAFGSTDYDRRAALRSMIDTQTLPADSSNRQFLYQYAGLGWVESRNNSSATSQTLEYAINDFSIAQLAARLGETGAHASFMARAQNWRNLLDPQTGEIRPRDRNGFDRSFDLGERGSQFEQATGHQYGWLVPHNVGALVEARGGADVVAGHLDTFFTELDAGVYNTPYAYLSNQPTMHTPWLYNWLGRPWQTTDVLDRAVTEMFDTSPTGLPGNDDLGSLSSWYVFANIGLYPAVYGTADLMVSSPMFEHVEIRSAGGDRSIVIDAPGAQERRYIQSMSVDGTASTASWLPESFAREGGDIAFTMGAAPGDWGTGAGDAPPSHAEGTDAYNNIGTTPEGAGNTGSLDASSNTLPRESLAESGATPGGTLRVEATGMEFTWPDTEPGEPDNWVPHGQRLDMEDTNAASVSFLGLATNGPSQGTATVLYTDGSSQEVPVQLTDWTPGGTYLYGNTPVLTVPGRNAANGTRDNVEAVVLATAPVALDPAKTVDAVLLPEGSDRGVMHIFDVGLSDQAPPAPDETPERVVLTPADDPATAQHVTWRSLAGEGTAQIRAGQDGEIRTAEATAEAETVVGGNTATSWTATFTDLAPGTQYQYRVGREDAWSDWHGFTTAATEAEPFTFLYYGDAQVGLRDVWPGTVAQANEAHPDARAAVYVGDLVDTANEAQWSDWFAADPDALAARQSIVAVGNHEFNAGNGLLQTSRASFAFPANGPVPADAGEDADRWGEHLAEAMRESVYYADYQGVRFAVLNANRDDICELVRPDGMADFDCGEARGVWVRMQAAWLDRVLTDNPHRWSVVVQHQPVLSTGVGRDEPDIREAWVPVFQEHNVDLVLAGHDHTYGRGHMTEDETATPGLTTGPVYVVSNAGAKHYEIQPEDDNVWTRNGARQDARAQQTSTYQAITVDGDTLSYQSVITHKGDDRAAPGEVGDTLDSFTITEYDDGTKWVANAGVEVPPAPGDPGDPGDPGDPGDPGDPGNPGDPGNPGDPGDPGDPGDPGNPGNPGDPGDPGNPGDSGGTSEGAGGSGDSGGSGSSGGSGGSGDSGGSGGSGGSSGSGASGGSGGGLGPDSGAGGSSSGTGLGADGALAGTGSQALTLLGLAAAVAAAGAALVLWRRGHFGR